A window of the Cystobacter fuscus genome harbors these coding sequences:
- a CDS encoding response regulator — protein MSDKRRILIIDDSAAIHQDFRRLLCPERGGSPEQLASLRTALFGAPSARARPAGPEFEVESAFQGQEGVARVREAVAAGRPYALVFLDYRMPPGGNGVETLRELWKVHPSQRVVLCSAYSDYSWEEIVEEFGETPLLKELRKPVNGHELRQLALTLTEP, from the coding sequence ATGAGTGACAAGCGGCGGATCCTGATCATCGATGACTCCGCGGCCATCCACCAGGACTTCCGGCGGCTCCTCTGTCCGGAGCGCGGCGGGAGCCCGGAGCAGCTCGCCTCGCTGCGGACGGCCCTCTTTGGCGCGCCCTCCGCTCGTGCGCGGCCCGCCGGTCCGGAGTTCGAGGTGGAGTCGGCCTTCCAGGGACAGGAGGGGGTGGCCAGGGTACGGGAGGCCGTGGCGGCGGGCCGCCCCTACGCGTTGGTCTTCCTGGACTACCGGATGCCGCCCGGCGGCAATGGCGTGGAGACGCTGCGGGAGCTGTGGAAGGTGCACCCCTCGCAGCGGGTGGTGCTCTGCTCGGCCTACTCCGACTACTCCTGGGAGGAGATTGTCGAGGAGTTCGGTGAGACCCCGCTGCTCAAGGAGCTGCGTAAGCCCGTCAACGGTCACGAGCTGCGCCAGCTGGCGCTCACCCTCACCGAGCCGTAG
- a CDS encoding ATP-binding protein, with the protein MPNPIPSRPRASLARATLLKMGMRIALVIALSTLFSYLHLFKTLRDQFLLQLERSVVERGHREESIFLLAEDHHAFLKKALQERIQSLSQEEAASRFERLTVQLPDGTIRSRPEGFDGTKMPGFMVFRGVSPNAELRQRLVAAYDVLVQHGPLLLTRVEDTYIMMPEGAFVTLWPERPTYTQDTEPDFPLYTFDYFTNSLPQNNPQRRTAWSGAFLDSVSKVWMVTASTPLDVEGRHVATIGHDLLLNELMARTAKGHLPGSYNVIFRDDGQLITHPELKLDGTEAYNIRDVSLSGGFTPFGSPEQRAHLRHIFERVMARASGQSVLELPEHGEFLATIRLGGTGWNFVTVLPGKELTGPALLAARYVLVFGLAALVLELAIMFWVLREQISRPLLDFTHATERIATGNFQVQLDTRRQDELGQLAWSFRLMADEVQRREEALRQANEGLEQRVDERTRELKDVHRQLVQVARQAGRAEVATSVLHNVGNVLNSVHTSAMLAKERLVGLQVDDVSQLATLLEERRDDLATFLTQDERGRNVMPFLSGLGQHLRKETHEAVSLLDEVGRYTEHIGTIVKLQQNYTRTPRLNEPAHLVELLEDALRINSAGLTRHEVRVVRHLSPVPQLLTDKHKVLMILVNLISNSKYALDAAPAEQRCLTLRVEAPAADRVRIEVSDNGMGIAPELLTRIFQHGFTTREEGHGFGLHSSALAAQELGGTLTAHSDGLGRGATFTLELPCTPPEAA; encoded by the coding sequence ATGCCGAACCCGATTCCTTCCCGCCCTCGTGCCTCCCTGGCCCGCGCGACGCTCCTCAAGATGGGGATGCGCATCGCGTTGGTCATCGCCCTGAGCACGCTCTTCAGCTACCTGCACCTGTTCAAGACGCTGCGCGACCAGTTTCTCCTTCAGCTGGAGCGGTCGGTCGTCGAGCGCGGCCATCGCGAGGAGTCCATCTTCCTCCTGGCGGAGGACCACCATGCCTTCCTCAAGAAGGCCCTCCAGGAGCGCATCCAGTCCTTGAGCCAGGAGGAGGCGGCCTCCCGCTTCGAGCGCCTGACCGTCCAGCTCCCCGACGGGACGATCCGCAGCCGCCCCGAGGGCTTCGATGGCACGAAGATGCCGGGGTTCATGGTGTTCCGCGGCGTGTCCCCCAACGCGGAGCTCCGCCAGCGGCTCGTGGCCGCGTACGACGTGCTCGTCCAGCACGGGCCGCTCCTCCTGACCCGTGTCGAGGACACCTACATCATGATGCCGGAGGGAGCGTTCGTGACCCTGTGGCCGGAGCGCCCCACCTATACTCAGGACACCGAGCCCGACTTTCCGCTCTACACCTTCGATTACTTCACCAACAGCCTTCCCCAGAACAACCCCCAGCGGAGGACGGCCTGGTCCGGCGCCTTCCTGGACTCGGTCTCGAAGGTCTGGATGGTCACGGCCTCCACCCCATTGGATGTGGAGGGCCGTCATGTGGCCACCATCGGCCATGACCTCCTCCTGAATGAGCTGATGGCCCGCACCGCCAAAGGCCACCTGCCCGGCTCGTACAACGTCATCTTCCGCGACGATGGTCAGCTCATCACCCATCCCGAGCTGAAGCTGGATGGCACCGAGGCCTACAACATCCGCGACGTCTCGTTGTCCGGGGGCTTCACCCCGTTCGGCTCCCCGGAGCAGCGGGCCCACCTGCGGCACATCTTCGAGCGGGTGATGGCACGCGCGTCCGGCCAGAGCGTGCTGGAGCTGCCGGAACACGGCGAATTCCTCGCCACGATCCGGCTGGGGGGCACGGGCTGGAACTTCGTCACGGTGCTCCCCGGAAAGGAGCTCACCGGGCCCGCCCTCCTGGCGGCGCGCTACGTCCTGGTGTTCGGCCTGGCGGCGCTGGTGTTGGAGCTGGCCATCATGTTCTGGGTGCTGCGGGAGCAGATCTCCCGCCCCCTGCTGGACTTCACCCACGCCACCGAACGGATCGCCACCGGGAACTTCCAGGTCCAGCTGGACACCCGGCGTCAGGACGAGCTGGGACAGCTGGCCTGGTCCTTCCGCCTCATGGCCGACGAGGTCCAGCGGCGCGAGGAGGCCTTGCGACAGGCCAACGAGGGGCTGGAGCAGCGGGTGGACGAGCGCACCCGGGAGCTCAAGGACGTCCACCGGCAACTGGTGCAGGTGGCACGGCAGGCGGGCCGGGCGGAGGTCGCCACCAGCGTGCTGCACAACGTGGGCAACGTGCTCAACAGCGTCCACACCTCGGCCATGCTGGCCAAGGAGCGGCTGGTGGGCCTCCAGGTGGACGACGTCAGCCAGCTGGCCACCCTGCTCGAGGAGCGGCGCGATGACCTCGCCACCTTCCTCACCCAGGACGAGCGCGGCCGGAATGTCATGCCCTTCCTGAGCGGGCTGGGACAGCACCTGCGCAAGGAAACCCATGAGGCCGTGTCGCTGCTTGACGAGGTGGGCCGGTACACCGAGCACATCGGCACCATCGTGAAGCTGCAGCAGAACTACACCCGGACACCCCGGCTCAACGAGCCGGCCCACCTGGTGGAGCTGTTGGAGGATGCCTTGCGCATCAACTCGGCGGGGCTCACCCGTCATGAGGTGCGGGTGGTGCGGCACCTGTCCCCCGTGCCCCAGCTCCTGACCGACAAGCACAAGGTGTTGATGATCCTGGTCAACCTCATCAGCAACTCCAAGTACGCCCTGGATGCGGCGCCCGCGGAGCAGCGGTGCCTGACGCTGCGGGTGGAGGCGCCCGCGGCCGACCGCGTCCGCATCGAGGTGAGCGACAACGGGATGGGCATCGCGCCGGAGCTGCTCACGCGCATCTTCCAGCACGGCTTCACCACCCGGGAGGAGGGCCACGGCTTCGGTCTGCACTCCAGTGCGCTGGCGGCCCAGGAGCTGGGCGGCACGCTGACGGCGCACAGCGACGGTCTCGGGCGCGGCGCCACCTTCACCCTGGAACTGCCCTGCACACCCCCGGAGGCGGCATGA
- a CDS encoding ATP-binding protein, which translates to MSLSAVPAPRVLVIDDTPSIHQDFHRLLAESEGGASLAELRASLFGMPPPRPKGYCFEVDSAFQGEEGLQRVKVALKEGRPYALAFVDVRMPPGMDGVETTERLWREDPDLQVVLCSAYTDYSWEEVVQRLGISQRLLILHKPFQSMEVRQMAHALAEKWELLRRERRRVAELEQANAQLRRETEERRLLEFKLVQAQKLEALGRLAAGLAHEVNNPLSFIIANLHHVRGELKALAATQPPRDVEELQESCHDALQGCERIQRLVQDVRGFSRGRSFPDAPVALDTVLEDALAMANLAQVPGLRVEWARCPVPPVLADEHGLGQVFLNLIINALHAVAKGPAEPRLRVATGLLADGRVWAEVQDNGHGIAPEDLGRIFEPFFTTKPPGVGTGLGLFICHGLITGFGGELSVESQPGQGATFRVLLTAAPADAPSSAVA; encoded by the coding sequence ATGAGTCTCTCAGCCGTGCCCGCGCCGCGTGTCCTGGTCATTGATGACACTCCGTCGATTCACCAGGACTTCCACCGGCTGCTCGCCGAGAGCGAGGGCGGCGCGTCACTCGCGGAGTTGAGGGCCTCGCTCTTCGGCATGCCTCCACCCCGGCCCAAGGGGTATTGCTTCGAGGTGGACTCCGCCTTCCAGGGAGAGGAGGGTCTGCAGCGCGTGAAGGTCGCACTGAAGGAGGGGCGGCCGTACGCCCTGGCCTTCGTCGACGTCCGCATGCCGCCGGGAATGGACGGCGTGGAGACCACCGAGCGCCTCTGGCGGGAGGACCCGGACCTCCAGGTCGTCCTCTGCTCGGCGTACACGGATTACTCCTGGGAGGAGGTGGTGCAGCGGCTGGGCATCAGCCAACGGTTGCTCATCCTCCACAAGCCCTTCCAGAGCATGGAGGTGCGGCAGATGGCCCACGCGCTCGCCGAGAAGTGGGAGCTGCTGCGGCGCGAGCGCAGGCGGGTGGCGGAGCTGGAGCAGGCCAACGCCCAGCTGCGGCGGGAGACGGAGGAGCGCAGGCTGCTGGAGTTCAAGCTCGTCCAGGCCCAGAAGCTGGAAGCGCTGGGGCGGCTCGCCGCCGGGCTGGCGCACGAGGTCAACAACCCCCTCAGCTTCATCATCGCCAACCTCCACCATGTTCGAGGGGAGCTGAAGGCGCTGGCCGCCACCCAACCCCCGCGAGACGTGGAGGAACTCCAGGAGTCCTGCCACGATGCGCTCCAGGGCTGCGAGCGCATCCAACGGTTGGTCCAGGACGTGCGGGGGTTCTCCCGCGGCAGGAGCTTCCCCGACGCGCCGGTGGCGCTGGACACGGTGCTGGAGGATGCCCTCGCCATGGCGAACCTCGCCCAGGTGCCGGGGCTCCGGGTCGAGTGGGCGCGGTGTCCGGTGCCGCCCGTTCTCGCCGACGAGCATGGGCTGGGGCAGGTCTTCCTCAACCTCATCATCAACGCCCTCCATGCCGTGGCGAAAGGGCCCGCCGAGCCCCGCCTCCGCGTGGCCACGGGCCTGCTCGCGGATGGCCGGGTGTGGGCGGAGGTCCAGGACAATGGCCACGGCATCGCCCCCGAGGACCTGGGCCGCATCTTCGAGCCCTTCTTCACCACCAAGCCGCCGGGCGTGGGCACCGGGCTGGGCCTGTTCATCTGCCACGGCCTCATCACCGGGTTCGGCGGCGAGCTCTCCGTGGAGAGCCAGCCGGGCCAGGGTGCGACCTTCCGCGTCCTGCTGACAGCGGCCCCCGCCGATGCGCCTTCCAGCGCGGTGGCATGA